The window GAGGTGTCCTTTATAACCACAATAATCACAGATCAATCTTGGCCTTTTAGGTTTGAGCTCATGATCTTTTCCTACCATAATTGTGAGTGAATCTTTTAATGTGTCTGTGACACCTAGAGTTCTTTGGCTTTCTTCTTGTGTGACTATTGTGTAAGCTTCATTCACAGTGATCACATGTCTTTTAGCCAAAACATTACTTCGAATACTACCATAGCTTTTGTTCAGTCCCATGAGAAACTGCAGTAGATGTATGTTCTTCAAGAGCTCTACAGAAGGCCTGGACTCTTCACAATCACATGAGACTAAAGGTGTTATTACATCTAGTTCATCCCGTAGGTCCTTCATTTTAGAATAGTAACTAGTAACTAAGTCAGTTCCTTGTCTCAAAGTCGCAATAGCAGTCCAAAGATGATAGATTCTCGTTAAATTTGATTACCAAATCTCTCCTGAAAATCAGCTAACACTTTTTTCTCATTTGATGCATACACGATGCTAGGCACTAATTCATTTGAAATAGTACTA is drawn from Nicotiana tabacum cultivar K326 chromosome 22, ASM71507v2, whole genome shotgun sequence and contains these coding sequences:
- the LOC142176160 gene encoding uncharacterized protein LOC142176160, encoding MRLALQGESKLGFVDRSGIKSMYRSELAWEKCNAIVLSLIGSTISNELVPSIVYASNEKKVLADFQERFESRPSVELLKNIHLLQFLMGLNKSYGSIRSNVLAKRHVITVNEAYTIVTQEESQRTLGVTDTLKDSLTIMVGKDHELKPKRPRLICDYCGYKGHLNTHRISK